The Marinitoga sp. 1197 genome contains a region encoding:
- the pheT gene encoding phenylalanine--tRNA ligase subunit beta, with amino-acid sequence MKISRNWLSEYIDLTVDTNELVNKIKLHSTNVEGVETLGDGIKGVIVGKVLEIENHPNADRIIICKVDVGDKLLQILTADKSVKVNDLVPVAIDGAILAGNFKIKSRKMRGIMSEGMMCSLEELGLEEKSEYVYKIPENIEPGTDFINYLKLKDDIIDIEVFPNRPDLLSYFGVANEFTAINVAKNFGYPEILNLEKGNGFPVYIEYNGCKRYAALIIENVEVKPSPSWLVKKLATAGIRSINNIVDITNYVLLETGHPVHAFDLDLIGEKIIVRKANKGEKIILLDEKEYEMNGTETLITDGEKILALGGIMGGQDSGINENTKRILLEVAYFDPVNIRKSARYHKISSDSSYRFERGVDPNDTEFVMGRLAYLIQKLANGEVKSVMTDIYPEKINKKKVYIRKTYLEERLGISIADEDINNILNRLGFDSEKDNKGFNVTIPTKRPDITEEIDLVEEIGRIYGYHNIPSQLPINNLVGGVSNYIHFREKLSEIMRLNGFNEAFTFAFMDNSRMWLKKGEVFLKNPISSELGTMRSLLVYGILESASYNFRNQNRNIKLFEIGKNFLKDESSETGVKEVEKLAFIAIGEENPYDYTDKRYISFYTFKGSLDNLFEYFGIEAEFKRENIEGLSYSQSANIYIKGEYIGFIGKIDNDIAKDIYDINQPVYISEIDIEKLYKFKHMKKNKVVLTEYPSMRRDYSILIDDKITFLDIKNIILKTGKKLVEEIKIFDIYKGKNIDEGKLSLTITVTYRAKDRTLTDDEVNVIAKKTIEELHNKLNIQVRI; translated from the coding sequence GTGAAAATATCAAGAAATTGGCTTTCTGAATATATAGATTTAACGGTTGATACCAATGAACTGGTAAATAAAATTAAGTTACATTCTACAAATGTTGAAGGTGTTGAAACATTAGGTGACGGCATTAAAGGGGTAATAGTTGGAAAAGTTTTAGAAATTGAAAATCATCCAAATGCTGATAGAATAATAATTTGTAAAGTAGATGTTGGAGATAAATTATTGCAAATATTAACAGCTGATAAATCAGTAAAGGTAAATGATTTAGTACCTGTAGCTATAGATGGGGCTATACTGGCAGGAAATTTTAAGATTAAATCAAGGAAAATGAGAGGTATAATGTCTGAAGGAATGATGTGTTCTTTAGAAGAACTAGGTTTAGAAGAAAAATCTGAATATGTTTATAAAATACCTGAAAACATAGAACCGGGAACAGATTTTATAAATTATTTGAAATTAAAAGATGATATAATAGATATAGAAGTTTTTCCAAATAGACCAGATTTGTTGTCCTATTTTGGTGTTGCTAACGAATTCACAGCTATAAATGTAGCAAAAAATTTTGGATATCCAGAAATTTTAAATTTGGAAAAAGGAAATGGTTTTCCTGTATATATCGAATATAATGGATGTAAAAGGTATGCTGCATTAATTATTGAAAATGTCGAAGTAAAACCATCACCCTCATGGCTGGTAAAAAAATTAGCAACAGCTGGTATTAGAAGTATTAACAATATAGTTGATATAACCAATTATGTTTTGCTTGAAACAGGACATCCCGTACACGCATTTGATTTAGATTTAATAGGTGAAAAAATCATTGTTAGAAAAGCAAATAAAGGTGAAAAAATTATATTACTTGATGAAAAAGAATACGAAATGAATGGAACAGAAACTTTGATTACAGATGGTGAAAAAATATTGGCATTAGGTGGAATAATGGGAGGTCAAGATTCAGGTATTAATGAAAATACAAAAAGAATTTTATTGGAAGTTGCTTATTTTGATCCTGTAAATATAAGAAAAAGCGCAAGGTATCATAAAATATCTTCTGATTCTTCGTATAGATTTGAAAGAGGCGTAGATCCAAATGATACAGAATTTGTGATGGGACGATTAGCTTATCTAATTCAAAAATTAGCTAATGGGGAAGTAAAATCAGTTATGACAGATATATATCCTGAAAAAATAAATAAAAAGAAAGTATACATAAGAAAAACCTATCTTGAAGAAAGATTAGGGATTTCTATTGCTGATGAAGATATAAACAATATTTTAAATAGATTGGGATTTGATTCAGAAAAAGATAATAAAGGTTTTAATGTAACTATTCCAACAAAAAGACCTGATATTACAGAAGAAATAGACCTTGTTGAAGAAATAGGAAGAATTTATGGATACCACAATATTCCATCGCAACTACCAATTAATAATTTAGTTGGTGGAGTTTCAAATTATATACACTTTAGAGAAAAATTATCAGAAATAATGAGATTAAATGGTTTTAATGAAGCTTTCACATTCGCATTTATGGACAACTCAAGAATGTGGTTAAAAAAAGGAGAAGTATTTTTAAAAAATCCAATATCCTCAGAATTAGGAACTATGCGATCTTTACTCGTATATGGTATTTTAGAATCCGCATCTTACAATTTCAGAAACCAAAATAGAAATATTAAATTATTTGAAATAGGAAAAAACTTCTTAAAAGATGAAAGTAGCGAAACTGGTGTAAAAGAAGTTGAAAAACTGGCTTTTATTGCTATCGGAGAAGAAAATCCTTATGATTATACCGATAAAAGATATATTTCTTTTTATACATTTAAAGGTTCTCTGGATAATTTATTCGAATATTTTGGAATTGAAGCTGAATTTAAAAGAGAGAATATAGAAGGTTTGTCTTATTCACAAAGTGCAAATATTTATATTAAGGGAGAATATATTGGGTTTATTGGAAAAATTGACAACGATATAGCTAAAGATATATATGATATAAATCAACCTGTTTATATTTCAGAAATAGATATAGAAAAATTATATAAATTTAAACATATGAAAAAAAATAAGGTTGTATTAACTGAATATCCATCTATGCGAAGAGATTACTCAATATTAATTGACGATAAAATTACTTTTTTAGACATAAAAAACATCATATTAAAAACTGGAAAAAAATTAGTTGAGGAAATTAAAATTTTTGATATATATAAGGGGAAAAATATAGATGAAGGAAAATTAAGTTTAACAATAACTGTTACATACAGAGCTAAAGATAGAACTCTAACAGACGATGAAGTAAATGTAATTGCTAAAAAAACAATAGAGGAATTACATAATAAATTGAATATTCAAGTAAGAATTTAA
- the pheS gene encoding phenylalanine--tRNA ligase subunit alpha, translated as MKDKILKELKERLNEVSNIQEFQVLKSKFLGKKGEISNLMKQISKIEKEKRKEFGAFVNSIKTEAEELLNNAFLDLKNKIKEEEEMKNWVDITLPGAKRKIGHEHILKQTIREIYDIFSAMGYKIVEGPEIETTWHNFDALNTPEWHPARDMQDTFYIEDNIILRTHTSPVQVRTMLSQKPPLAIISPGRVYRKDEPDATHSPAFNQVEGLYIDKNVTVGHLKATLERFLTMYFGGSRKVLLRPSYFPFVEPGYEVDVDCMFCGGKGCNVCKGTGWIEILGAGLVHPNVLKNVGYDPEQWQGFAFGTGVERIAMLKHGISDMREFYRNDMRFLGL; from the coding sequence ATGAAAGATAAAATTTTAAAAGAATTAAAAGAAAGGTTGAATGAAGTTTCTAATATTCAGGAATTTCAGGTATTAAAATCCAAATTTTTAGGTAAAAAAGGAGAAATTTCAAACTTAATGAAACAAATATCTAAAATAGAAAAGGAGAAAAGAAAAGAATTCGGTGCTTTTGTAAATAGTATAAAAACAGAGGCTGAAGAATTATTAAATAATGCATTTTTAGATTTAAAAAATAAAATAAAAGAAGAAGAAGAAATGAAAAATTGGGTAGATATTACATTACCAGGTGCTAAAAGAAAAATTGGACATGAACATATACTAAAGCAAACAATAAGGGAAATTTATGATATTTTCTCTGCAATGGGATATAAAATTGTAGAAGGCCCTGAAATAGAAACAACATGGCATAATTTTGATGCATTAAATACACCTGAATGGCACCCTGCAAGAGACATGCAAGATACCTTTTATATAGAAGACAACATAATTTTAAGAACACATACTTCTCCTGTTCAGGTTAGAACTATGTTATCTCAAAAACCGCCATTAGCAATAATTTCTCCTGGAAGAGTTTATAGAAAAGATGAGCCTGATGCTACACATTCTCCGGCATTTAATCAGGTAGAAGGCTTATATATTGATAAAAATGTAACGGTAGGGCATTTAAAAGCTACATTAGAGAGATTTTTAACTATGTATTTTGGTGGTTCGAGAAAAGTATTATTAAGACCAAGTTATTTCCCTTTCGTAGAACCCGGATATGAAGTAGATGTGGATTGTATGTTCTGTGGCGGAAAAGGGTGTAATGTATGTAAAGGTACAGGCTGGATAGAAATTTTGGGAGCAGGGCTTGTTCATCCAAATGTATTAAAAAATGTAGGTTATGATCCTGAACAATGGCAGGGATTTGCTTTTGGAACGGGAGTAGAAAGAATTGCAATGCTAAAACACGGAATTTCTGATATGAGAGAATTTTATAGAAATGATATGAGATTTTTAGGATTATAA